One part of the Candidatus Saccharimonadales bacterium genome encodes these proteins:
- the murB gene encoding UDP-N-acetylmuramate dehydrogenase, whose amino-acid sequence MVYMQMQNQIPMATLTTMQLGGPAKNVVSVQNKNELVEAINFAKQTNLPILVLGDGSNMIVRDEGFAGLVILNRITGFEVLPDGVSVKIGAGENWDEVVGKSVELGLSGIEALSAIPGRAGATPVQNVGAYGQEISQTFVELQAYDTKTDDFVVLSKKDCQFSYRNSIFKPLAGRRYIIIDITLKLSKSQLKPPFYPRLQKYFDDNKITDYSPAQIRKAITEIRSAILPDPKKIANTGSFFKNPIVTEEDAENLLKIAPNAPHWPMPDSQVKFAAGWLVDQAGLKGYSAHGMKTYEKNALVFVNESAKSYKDLKAFQDEIVKKVYNKFGITLEQEPELL is encoded by the coding sequence ATGGTTTACATGCAGATGCAAAATCAAATCCCAATGGCAACTCTGACAACCATGCAGCTTGGTGGGCCGGCTAAAAATGTGGTTTCCGTGCAAAATAAAAATGAACTTGTGGAGGCTATCAATTTCGCTAAACAAACAAACCTGCCAATTTTGGTTTTAGGTGATGGCAGCAACATGATTGTGCGCGACGAAGGTTTTGCCGGTTTGGTAATTTTAAATCGAATTACTGGATTCGAGGTTTTACCAGATGGCGTAAGTGTAAAAATTGGCGCGGGCGAAAACTGGGACGAAGTCGTAGGTAAAAGCGTTGAACTTGGTTTAAGCGGCATCGAAGCCCTTAGCGCAATTCCAGGTCGAGCAGGTGCGACTCCTGTTCAAAATGTTGGTGCCTATGGACAGGAGATTTCACAAACTTTTGTCGAATTACAGGCATACGATACGAAAACCGATGATTTTGTCGTTTTGAGTAAAAAAGATTGCCAGTTTAGCTATCGCAACAGTATTTTTAAACCGCTAGCCGGCCGTCGCTACATCATAATTGATATCACATTAAAATTGAGCAAGTCCCAACTAAAACCGCCATTTTACCCACGCCTGCAAAAATATTTTGACGACAATAAGATTACGGACTATTCTCCTGCGCAGATTCGTAAAGCGATCACCGAAATCCGCTCGGCCATTTTGCCAGATCCTAAAAAAATTGCAAACACCGGAAGTTTTTTTAAGAATCCAATTGTAACCGAAGAAGACGCCGAAAACTTGCTAAAAATCGCGCCTAACGCACCTCATTGGCCAATGCCTGACTCGCAAGTTAAGTTTGCAGCGGGGTGGCTTGTAGATCAAGCCGGGCTCAAAGGCTACTCGGCACACGGGATGAAAACCTACGAAAAAAACGCGCTGGTTTTCGTCAACGAATCAGCAAAAAGTTACAAGGATCTTAAGGCATTTCAAGACGAAATTGTTAAGAAAGTCTATAACAAATTTGGAATTACACTTGAGCAAGAACCCGAACTGCTTTAG
- a CDS encoding metal ABC transporter permease has protein sequence MLEIFDYSFMIRALLAGLLIAVSIPVLGSFLVARRYSLIADSLAHVSLAGIGAGLLLGGTPVLVAIPVTVAGALLLEYMRQNKRISGETSLAILMSGGLAIAVVLAGLAQGARVDFNAYLFGSIATTSPNDLILLAIAVITLLSIVAFNYRGLLHIAFDEDSAKIAGFKVATLNYVLAAITAVMVVLSLRIVGGLLISALIVIPVITASRFARSFVQTIFIAIIVAVIAVVVGLLVAFYAGIAAGGAIVLAALAMFVVSLIFKP, from the coding sequence ATGCTTGAAATTTTTGATTATAGCTTTATGATACGCGCGCTTTTAGCTGGACTACTGATCGCCGTAAGCATTCCTGTTTTAGGTAGCTTTTTAGTCGCTCGTCGCTACTCATTAATCGCCGACAGCCTAGCGCACGTTAGCTTGGCCGGAATTGGAGCAGGCTTGTTGCTCGGTGGCACCCCAGTTTTGGTAGCCATACCCGTAACTGTAGCCGGCGCTCTTCTGCTAGAATACATGCGCCAAAACAAACGCATAAGTGGCGAGACCAGCTTAGCCATACTAATGAGTGGTGGTTTGGCAATAGCGGTAGTCTTAGCTGGCCTCGCTCAGGGCGCTCGTGTTGACTTTAACGCCTACTTATTTGGCAGTATTGCAACAACCAGCCCTAACGATCTAATACTGTTAGCAATCGCTGTTATAACTTTACTTTCGATAGTAGCGTTCAACTATCGCGGGCTTCTGCATATCGCATTCGATGAAGACAGTGCCAAAATTGCCGGCTTTAAAGTTGCGACATTAAACTATGTTCTAGCGGCTATTACAGCCGTAATGGTAGTTTTAAGCTTACGGATCGTAGGTGGATTATTAATTAGCGCGCTAATCGTTATACCGGTTATAACAGCTAGTAGGTTTGCTAGGAGCTTTGTTCAGACAATTTTTATCGCAATTATTGTCGCGGTGATCGCAGTTGTAGTTGGATTGTTGGTCGCTTTTTATGCCGGCATAGCTGCAGGTGGCGCAATTGTTTTGGCGGCTTTGGCAATGTTCGTCGTTTCGCTGATTTTTAAACCATAA
- the eno gene encoding phosphopyruvate hydratase, which translates to MKTIIARQVFDSRGNPTVESDVILRDGSMGRAIVPSGASTGAGEALELRDGESAFSGKGVDKAINNVNTVIANALAGMDANDQKAVDAKLLELDGTENKSKLGANATLAVSLAVAKAAAASKKMPLYQHIGDLVGNTTFTLPMPMLNILNGGKHAEGSTDIQEFMVMPVGADSFVKAMQISSEVYHALGKLLHEKGFATTVGDEGGYAPSVNGGTNEALELIEAAVAKAGYKLGKDVVLALDVAASELVDDGEYNFEREGIKYTTEELIAKYEALAQKYPLVSIEDGLGEADWDGWKLITEKLGDKLQLVGDDLLVTNTKLLKKAIDEKAANAILIKPNQIGTLSETIEAVQMAKAAGWNTVMSHRSGETEDATIAHLAVGLNTGQIKTGSFSRSDRVAKYNELIRISELLENPVLAQPFSQK; encoded by the coding sequence ATTAAAACGATTATTGCCCGTCAAGTTTTTGACTCTCGAGGTAATCCTACCGTTGAAAGTGATGTTATTTTGCGCGACGGCAGCATGGGCCGAGCAATTGTTCCGTCTGGTGCATCGACTGGTGCCGGTGAAGCTTTAGAGCTGCGCGACGGCGAGAGCGCCTTTAGCGGCAAGGGCGTAGACAAAGCGATCAATAATGTAAACACTGTGATCGCAAATGCACTTGCTGGAATGGACGCTAACGACCAAAAAGCTGTCGATGCTAAATTGCTAGAACTTGACGGCACCGAAAACAAAAGTAAGTTAGGTGCAAACGCAACATTGGCTGTAAGTTTGGCGGTTGCAAAAGCGGCTGCGGCCAGCAAAAAAATGCCACTTTACCAACACATTGGCGACTTGGTCGGAAACACGACTTTTACTTTGCCTATGCCGATGCTAAATATTTTGAACGGTGGCAAACACGCCGAAGGTTCGACCGACATCCAAGAGTTTATGGTTATGCCGGTTGGAGCCGACAGCTTTGTAAAAGCTATGCAAATTTCTAGTGAGGTTTACCACGCGCTTGGTAAATTGCTCCATGAGAAAGGTTTTGCAACAACTGTAGGCGACGAAGGCGGCTATGCTCCATCTGTTAATGGCGGTACTAACGAAGCTCTAGAATTGATCGAAGCTGCTGTCGCAAAAGCGGGCTATAAATTAGGTAAAGACGTAGTTTTAGCCCTAGACGTGGCGGCAAGCGAGTTGGTTGACGACGGTGAATATAACTTTGAGCGCGAAGGCATTAAATACACAACCGAAGAGTTGATCGCAAAATACGAAGCGTTGGCCCAAAAATATCCACTAGTTTCGATCGAAGATGGATTGGGCGAAGCTGATTGGGACGGATGGAAGCTCATTACAGAAAAACTTGGCGACAAGCTACAGCTCGTAGGTGACGATCTTTTGGTTACCAACACAAAATTGCTTAAAAAAGCGATTGACGAAAAAGCTGCGAACGCGATTTTGATCAAGCCGAACCAGATTGGAACTTTGAGCGAGACAATCGAGGCAGTTCAAATGGCAAAAGCCGCTGGCTGGAACACGGTAATGTCTCATCGATCGGGCGAAACCGAGGACGCGACAATCGCGCATTTGGCGGTCGGTCTTAACACTGGTCAAATTAAAACTGGTTCATTTAGCCGATCCGATAGGGTTGCCAAATATAACGAGTTAATTCGTATCAGCGAACTACTAGAAAATCCGGTATTGGCTCAGCCGTTTAGTCAAAAATAA
- a CDS encoding VIT1/CCC1 transporter family protein has protein sequence MKQKFEQYLGEFVYGAIDGTVTTFAVVAGAAGAGLSSKVIVILGFANLVADGFSMGASAYLSAKSERDLKIKKHIEQGGRVEDHKHNETPLQDGLVTSGAFIVVGLLPFILYLIDSIFNLGINANLLFIWSAILTGITFIVIGLLKAVVTKTKPWRAALETFGLGAIAAVMSYVLGDVLGGALGAK, from the coding sequence ATGAAGCAAAAATTTGAACAGTATTTAGGTGAGTTTGTTTATGGGGCGATTGACGGCACAGTTACTACCTTTGCCGTTGTGGCGGGTGCGGCAGGAGCCGGATTAAGCTCTAAGGTGATAGTAATCTTGGGGTTTGCGAACTTGGTCGCAGATGGGTTTTCTATGGGTGCAAGCGCTTATCTCTCGGCAAAATCCGAGCGCGACCTAAAGATCAAAAAACATATTGAGCAAGGCGGACGTGTCGAAGACCATAAACACAATGAAACTCCACTGCAAGATGGGCTGGTAACTTCCGGTGCTTTTATCGTCGTTGGCCTACTGCCATTCATACTGTACTTAATTGACAGTATCTTTAATTTGGGGATAAACGCTAATCTGCTATTTATTTGGAGTGCAATTCTAACCGGAATCACTTTTATTGTGATCGGATTGCTTAAGGCTGTAGTGACCAAAACTAAACCGTGGCGCGCGGCACTCGAAACTTTTGGCTTGGGTGCTATTGCTGCAGTAATGTCTTATGTTTTGGGTGATGTTTTAGGTGGAGCTCTTGGCGCCAAATAG
- the glyA gene encoding serine hydroxymethyltransferase, whose protein sequence is MNDTLIAKLIQQEEQRQREGLELIPSENYVSREVLNALGSVLTNKYSEGYPGKRYYGGQEFTDQIEQLAIDRAKQLFGCDHANVQPHSGAPANIAVYQAWLQPGDAVMAMELSHGGHLTHGHPITSSAKLYNFVRYGIKDVETGEIDYNAMRDLAKKHRPKILLAGFSGYPRSLDYQKFAEIGREVGAMLMADMAHIAGLIAGKALPNPFDFGFNVVTTTTHKTLRGPRGGMILSNGTVGNPLKAPEQTLQNLPTLIDREVFPGFQGGPHMHSIAAKAVSFNEALQPEFQVYAKQVLKNASRLANELMKRGFKLVTNGTDNHMILVDVMTSFKIDGKEAEEALDKIGLTLNKNTIPHDTLPPFKPSGIRLGTPAMTTRGLTEHHMEQVAEWMRLAIKHRGDDKKLAELKSQTKEFALQFKLPSDN, encoded by the coding sequence ATGAACGATACTTTAATTGCAAAACTTATACAACAAGAGGAACAACGCCAGCGCGAGGGTTTGGAGCTTATCCCGAGCGAGAACTACGTTAGCCGCGAAGTGCTTAATGCGCTTGGAAGCGTTTTAACAAATAAATATTCCGAGGGCTATCCTGGCAAACGATATTACGGCGGCCAAGAATTTACCGATCAAATCGAGCAATTGGCGATCGATCGCGCTAAACAGCTTTTTGGTTGTGACCATGCCAACGTGCAGCCGCATTCTGGCGCGCCGGCAAACATTGCGGTTTACCAAGCCTGGTTACAGCCTGGCGATGCGGTAATGGCTATGGAGCTCAGTCACGGTGGCCACCTAACCCATGGCCATCCAATTACCAGTAGCGCCAAACTTTATAATTTTGTGCGCTACGGAATTAAAGATGTCGAAACTGGCGAAATTGACTATAACGCAATGCGAGATTTAGCAAAAAAGCATCGCCCAAAGATCTTGCTTGCGGGTTTTAGCGGCTATCCACGCAGTCTGGATTACCAAAAATTTGCAGAAATTGGCCGCGAGGTTGGTGCAATGCTAATGGCAGATATGGCACATATTGCCGGGCTTATTGCTGGCAAAGCGTTACCTAATCCTTTTGACTTTGGTTTTAACGTTGTTACAACGACAACCCACAAAACCTTGCGTGGGCCGCGTGGAGGAATGATTTTAAGTAATGGAACGGTCGGCAATCCGCTTAAAGCGCCCGAACAAACTCTGCAAAATCTACCAACCTTAATTGATCGCGAGGTGTTTCCTGGATTCCAAGGCGGCCCGCACATGCATAGTATTGCTGCAAAAGCCGTAAGTTTTAACGAAGCTCTGCAGCCAGAGTTCCAAGTTTACGCCAAGCAGGTTCTAAAAAACGCTAGCCGCTTGGCTAACGAGCTTATGAAGCGCGGTTTTAAACTTGTGACAAATGGTACAGACAACCACATGATTTTGGTCGATGTGATGACCTCGTTTAAAATCGATGGTAAAGAAGCCGAGGAAGCGCTTGATAAAATTGGTTTGACGCTTAACAAAAATACAATTCCGCACGACACGCTACCGCCGTTTAAGCCAAGCGGAATTCGCCTTGGAACACCGGCAATGACGACGCGTGGACTAACTGAGCATCACATGGAGCAAGTTGCAGAGTGGATGAGATTGGCAATTAAACATCGAGGTGACGATAAAAAATTGGCCGAGCTTAAGAGCCAGACAAAAGAATTCGCCTTGCAGTTTAAGTTACCGAGTGACAATTAA
- a CDS encoding 2,3-bisphosphoglycerate-dependent phosphoglycerate mutase translates to MSQTNTTSGKLILVRHAESEWNALGLWTGQTDVNITEKGQKDAAKLGGLIKDLDPDFIYTSEQVRTQQTLKHLLTGAEKPNAPAHKPTAQLNERHYGEYTGKNKWEVQKLVGDEMFTGIRRGWEHPIPGGETMKMVYERAVPFYKDAIVPQLLAGNTVLVVSHGNTIRSLIKYLENISDEGIADVEMTFDQILIYEVDQDGRNLSKEVRKIEIEPSKA, encoded by the coding sequence ATGTCGCAGACAAATACAACTTCAGGTAAATTAATTTTAGTTCGCCACGCCGAATCCGAATGGAACGCTTTAGGCCTATGGACCGGCCAAACTGATGTTAATATTACCGAAAAAGGTCAAAAAGACGCCGCAAAACTTGGCGGACTGATCAAAGACTTAGATCCAGATTTTATCTACACAAGCGAACAAGTTCGTACACAGCAAACACTAAAGCACTTGCTAACTGGGGCCGAAAAACCAAACGCGCCAGCACACAAGCCAACCGCACAGCTTAACGAACGTCACTACGGCGAATACACCGGCAAAAACAAATGGGAAGTTCAAAAACTCGTAGGCGACGAGATGTTCACCGGAATCCGTCGTGGCTGGGAACACCCGATTCCTGGCGGCGAAACAATGAAAATGGTTTATGAACGAGCCGTTCCGTTTTACAAAGACGCAATAGTACCGCAGCTTTTAGCTGGAAATACTGTTCTAGTGGTTTCGCACGGCAACACAATCCGCTCACTCATTAAGTACCTTGAGAATATCAGCGACGAAGGTATCGCTGACGTTGAAATGACTTTTGACCAGATTTTGATTTACGAGGTCGACCAAGATGGCCGCAATCTTAGTAAAGAAGTTCGCAAGATTGAGATTGAGCCGAGTAAAGCTTAG
- a CDS encoding UDP-N-acetylglucosamine 1-carboxyvinyltransferase: MEVRKKAVADTSSAEVISVRGYVDLKSLSEADGQMLKVSARLTRSLNLFCFCIYITYDIIDGMNEVDYKQKIGKLIQRIRSDRNMTQIELARALGTSQSAVNRIENGGQNLSMEMLARISDALQSEIVSLSTGSLNFRVEGGHKLSGEVTINTSKNAAVSLLCASLLNKGTTTLRRMPRIEEVNRLLEVMVSIGVKVRWLNDFDLEIKPPKTLQLDKMNEEAGRRTRSVVMFMGPLMHLVDEFMLPYAGGCKLGERTIQPHLFALEEFGLNVLTTQGWYRCTVEHKKPSKVVMYEEGDTPTENALMAAARTPGVTEIRRASSNYMVQDTCFFLEKLGVKIEGIGTSTLRVHGIKNINLDVEYWPSEDPIEAMTFLSVAATTNSPIAIKRAPIDFLDLELLKLEKMGFKFELGETYKAKNGQTNLIDIFCKESGELVSLEDKIEAHPFPGINIDNLPFFVPIAATARGKTLIHDWVYENRAIYYTELSKLNADVSLADVHRAYVNGPTRWKPAEVICPPALRPAVVLLIGMLAAPGVSVLRNIYSINRGYEDLAERLKSLGAKIEIIREI, translated from the coding sequence GTGGAAGTAAGGAAGAAAGCGGTCGCCGACACCTCAAGCGCTGAAGTCATTAGCGTCCGGGGCTACGTCGATCTGAAGTCGCTGAGCGAGGCAGACGGTCAGATGCTAAAAGTGTCCGCCCGTCTAACTAGAAGTCTGAATTTATTTTGCTTTTGTATTTACATCACATATGATATTATAGATGGTATGAACGAAGTAGATTACAAGCAAAAAATTGGTAAACTAATTCAAAGAATTCGCTCTGATCGCAACATGACTCAGATCGAACTAGCTCGAGCGCTAGGCACTAGCCAAAGTGCCGTAAATCGCATCGAGAACGGTGGCCAAAACCTAAGTATGGAAATGCTGGCCCGAATCTCGGATGCTCTGCAAAGCGAGATCGTCTCCTTGAGTACTGGCAGCCTAAATTTTAGAGTTGAAGGCGGCCACAAACTAAGCGGCGAGGTCACAATTAACACCAGTAAAAATGCAGCTGTTTCCTTACTTTGCGCATCGCTCTTAAACAAAGGTACTACTACTTTGCGGCGGATGCCACGGATCGAAGAAGTCAATCGACTACTAGAAGTCATGGTTAGTATTGGCGTAAAAGTGCGCTGGTTAAACGACTTTGACCTCGAGATAAAACCACCAAAAACTTTGCAACTCGACAAAATGAACGAAGAAGCCGGACGCCGCACTCGCAGCGTTGTGATGTTTATGGGTCCGCTTATGCATCTCGTTGACGAATTCATGTTACCCTACGCCGGCGGCTGTAAACTGGGCGAACGCACAATTCAACCTCACCTTTTTGCACTCGAAGAATTCGGCCTAAATGTCCTAACAACACAGGGCTGGTACCGCTGCACAGTTGAACATAAAAAACCAAGTAAAGTCGTGATGTACGAAGAGGGCGACACTCCTACCGAGAACGCTTTAATGGCCGCAGCTCGCACGCCTGGTGTAACCGAAATTCGCCGCGCCTCCAGCAACTATATGGTTCAGGACACTTGTTTTTTCTTAGAAAAACTAGGTGTTAAAATCGAAGGAATCGGAACTAGTACTCTGCGTGTTCATGGTATAAAAAATATCAACCTTGACGTTGAATATTGGCCAAGCGAAGACCCAATCGAAGCGATGACCTTTTTGAGCGTCGCCGCAACCACAAATTCGCCAATCGCAATCAAGCGCGCGCCAATCGACTTTTTGGATCTTGAGCTGCTTAAACTCGAAAAAATGGGTTTTAAATTCGAATTAGGTGAAACGTACAAAGCTAAAAACGGCCAGACTAATCTGATCGATATATTCTGCAAAGAAAGTGGCGAACTAGTATCGCTCGAAGATAAAATCGAAGCCCACCCATTCCCAGGAATTAACATAGACAACCTACCTTTCTTTGTACCAATCGCAGCAACTGCTAGGGGTAAAACTTTGATCCACGACTGGGTCTACGAAAACCGTGCCATATACTACACAGAGCTAAGCAAACTAAACGCCGACGTCTCTTTAGCCGACGTTCACCGAGCGTACGTTAACGGCCCGACTCGCTGGAAACCAGCCGAAGTAATTTGCCCACCGGCTTTGCGTCCGGCAGTGGTATTGTTAATCGGCATGTTAGCCGCGCCGGGCGTATCGGTTTTACGCAACATTTACTCGATCAACCGCGGCTACGAAGACTTAGCCGAGCGACTAAAATCCTTAGGCGCAAAGATTGAGATAATTCGAGAAATCTAG
- a CDS encoding DUF2164 family protein, producing the protein MKIFQLEEIMKRKWDSENAELNKKCVNEIIARIDEIEDSVGVVAAQDVIDIVLENLAPEIYNKGVADAKKSIQEKLLDIEVDLDSLKQS; encoded by the coding sequence ATGAAAATTTTCCAGTTAGAAGAGATTATGAAACGCAAATGGGATTCCGAAAACGCCGAGCTTAATAAGAAATGCGTGAACGAAATTATAGCGCGGATCGACGAGATTGAAGACTCAGTTGGTGTAGTTGCGGCGCAAGATGTAATTGATATTGTGCTAGAAAATTTAGCGCCAGAAATCTACAACAAGGGAGTGGCTGACGCTAAAAAGTCTATTCAAGAGAAGCTTTTAGATATTGAGGTTGACCTGGATTCACTTAAGCAGAGTTAG
- a CDS encoding ImmA/IrrE family metallo-endopeptidase, which produces MNGVADWKRVENKAHEILNKFNIKEPLIDVYSIADAEGININPVIPGEDHEFSGFLDSNGEKPVMYVNADESVTRQNWTIAHELGHYYLQHKPDEWGIAWRNQSDKNEFEQEADYFAACLLVPEQMLRSLMRKFKLKAEDSLLLSQMFGVSERAMKNRLNFLRIT; this is translated from the coding sequence ATGAATGGTGTTGCCGACTGGAAAAGAGTTGAAAACAAAGCTCATGAGATATTAAACAAGTTTAATATCAAGGAGCCTTTAATTGACGTTTACTCTATCGCCGATGCCGAAGGTATAAATATTAATCCGGTTATTCCTGGAGAAGACCATGAATTTAGCGGCTTCTTAGACAGCAACGGTGAAAAACCGGTCATGTATGTTAATGCCGATGAATCCGTTACCCGACAAAACTGGACGATCGCCCACGAACTAGGCCACTATTATTTACAGCATAAGCCAGACGAATGGGGAATTGCTTGGCGAAACCAGTCCGATAAAAACGAATTTGAGCAAGAAGCCGACTACTTTGCTGCTTGTTTACTCGTGCCCGAACAAATGCTCCGAAGTTTAATGCGCAAGTTTAAACTTAAAGCTGAGGATAGTTTGCTTTTGTCTCAGATGTTTGGAGTTTCCGAGCGAGCTATGAAGAACCGACTTAACTTTTTACGAATTACTTAA